The genomic window ATTGCTATGGTTTTCATGCAATTAGATATTTCTGCAATTATCTGAACTTGTTATAAGATCATGTATCAAGTACAAAGGCAAATTGAAGTTCAAGCGAGCTAAATCTGTACAGTATGCTAACATAAAACAGATCCTAATCTATGAGGTCAATGAGCTAACTACATTTGGTTGATTGGGCCCTTAAACGTGCAAGTTGGTCATTTTGGTCCTTCAActgagaaaagatggaaaaagactaaaaattaatggaaaatGAAGGAACAAAGTAACCAACTCTTAGTTCAGGGATTATCTCTAACCTCATCTTAATTTAGAGGCCTAATTGATCAAAGAACCTTAACTGAAGGACCAATCAGCCAATAAGAGGTCACATGAAGATGCAAGTTGTTTAAAAAGTTACATAGCATCCTACTTATGTGGGAAGAAAAGaatgtgaaagaaataaataccCCTGATTATCACCTTCTGCTTGTATTCCTATCaaagtattatatataaaaagaaaagaatctcTCTTCTTCCTATAATATTCTGAACATTCCCAAGAGTAGGTAAAGACATGTGGGATGTTAAGGTGCAGAGTAGAAAGTCTATTTAATACATAATCATATTTATGGAATATGCCAGAGATAGACGCTTGCCTCAGACCGATATTCTTTCTCAACAGTGCCTACACTTGCTCCTGGATGACGAGCTCCAACAAGCATAAATGCTGCAATCCATATAAGCTTCTCCAACATTTGTTTCTGAAAAGCATCCTTCTCAAGAACCTGATCACATTAAGAGGTGAAGAAAAAGGTTAAGCAGTAAAACATTCCAAGTTGTTGTAAGTGAACAGTAATCATAGGCTTGATTTCCAACCTCAAAAAACAAATCTTGCAGGCATAAGAAGTATACTACCACAGTAGTTAACCAATTGCAGGTGAACTTATTGTGAACAGCAGAGGAACAAAAGCAATGGAACCTTTTCGTCTCATTTATCTTGCaactataaagaaaaataataaatataaacttcaaaCCACTCTAGTTTCTATTAATGAGTTCAAACTTCAAAGTTTCAGAAATCATTCTCTCTCATTGTTAGCTAAGAAACAACCTACTTCTAAGATTAAAGATGAATGGTGCAGAGGGATTACTAATaatctaaataattttgaaCATCACTGAAACAAGAATATAAAGACCCATGGGCCATACCTTGCAAGAAAGGCCACCATTTTGTAGCCGGGAGGCAACTGCAGATGCCCATTTGCCATAGGCTGCCGTCAGCCCCTCTGGATTAGTATCAGTCTTTCCATCCACCGGAGCTTCCCCGAGTTTTGACACAGCAAAATATGCCAAAACTTGATCAGCTTCATTAAGGCCTTTACTTTGAAACCATGGCTCAAGCATCCCATTCTGGAAGAAAACCAAATCTGTTCAAATGTTAACATCTGACTCATTCAAAGTGCTCAAAAGCATCAAAACATTATTTTACACCACTTGAACTTTCAAACATTCATTCTGAAGGAAAAACCAACTCTACTCTTAATCATTGCATTTATACCAAACTTTCTCTTCAATAAATTCATAAGCACAAATAATTTCCACTCTGTTGTCCATCCTAAACCCTGCTTAGTGTTGTCcacatcttttttaaaaattcacaaGAAAAGAGCAAACATTCCATAAAATTTTTGAGCTAAATTAAGACTTAtaatatgatgatttttttttataataaaaaaaaggagcttTCTGACTTCCCTTATCTATAAACAATGAGGAACACAATGAACAATCAGCGAAATTGAAAATGCGAggcaatgtaagaaaaaaaattagattgcaAAAGAGATCAGAAAAGAGCTCCTGATTACTTAAAACagcaaacaaagaaattaagcATAAAATGCAAACACTAAGAGAAATTTAGCATAAAAAAGAACACTAAATCAAGCACCAAAATCAAAGGAACATGAAAACCACCGAATGAATTCAGGGCAAAATAGTACCGTCCCATCGAGACGGCGGAGTGACTTGGAGAACAGCGTCAAGATCATCATTCCGGGTGCAAACCAAAATCGGGCCCTCAAACTCCGCCGGAACCGTGCCACCCCGTCCGACGAGAACGTCCCGGCCATCACCCAAGCTTTGAAGCATCCTCCCAACCCTCCCACCCCCAACAATCACAGCCGGCACGCAGCCAGCACTTGCCATCACCCTTGaagccctaaccctaaccctagtccGAAGAACGGAGGGGAAGACGGTGGTCAAGGGCGAAACCCTAGCGGCGGTCGCCATTGCCGTCGAGCCATGAGCTTCGCGTTCTCGCGCGCTTTCTGGACGATTCCCAAAGATTCGTAGCCACTCGTTTCCCTTCTTCTTATCCGGATCTCATTGTTATCGGGTTTGGATCCGGATCCGAAAACATTGGGAAATTACCTGTCACTCCCTCAACTTTTCTGATATTACTTGCCGCTtcactttgattttattttatgtatatcactttttgaatagttttttattatttaatttaatgatgttctacaattttttttagtaaggTTAAAGTCACACGTctccttttaatattttttctacattatttattttgaattttaaaatatggaatatttattttgtatttgaattatagatatttattttaacgaataaaatgatataattcaaaaactaaaattttatattttagaggttaatatcaacaatgatcaaaattttaaatacaatccTTCACTTTAACTCTTGtttctataaaatttattgctcgttttaataaataaattttaactatatattaaagataaaaatatactttataaattatagttatctgaattaaaaaaaaagtaacatgcaagaacaataacaaaagatcaaacattttataaacaagcaaaaaaataaagaagaaaaataataaaaagaatgagaaaaaaaaaaaatctaataaaaatataaacatttttttgaCGAACGTGGATAAATTATACATTAAAGATGAGCGCCTGCATATAACACAATCACAAGCTCAACAATACATATGTCCTCATTTTATATAGACTGAGGTCAAACCTGTCTCTTTAGCAAGACACGAACATTTCACGCAAAATACTTAATGCTAATAGATTAACggttttggataaaaaaattcaggcatcttaaaattacaaaaactaaagattacaaaaaaaattatagacaaaAGTAACAGTCTATTAATACCTGAAAAACTATGTCACttactcattttttattaaaaggtTCTCATATTTTATACTAATACTATATTGTtctgtataaaaaataaataaataacaaaataaatgaaagggACACcacatctaaaaatttaaataataataaaaagatgccacttcttttaataatttatattcatCTCATCAAGTCAAGTGTGTCCCAACTCCCAAGTCCAACATGTTATCAACAACAAGAAGCTCATGGAAGGGAAATTTAACAAAACAAGAAGCCACACAACAATGCATGTCCCCACAACAAAAGAAgtcaaaagaaacaacataagTGCACACCAACTCTGACACTGTTTTTCTCTGCTCCTCACCATTCCCAACAATTTCCCAACCGTTgcttttcaaattcaaatctcCCTCACAACCACCCAAACACAAACATGAACACATACAAAGcaccttcatcttcatcttcatcttcatcttcatcttcatcacttCCACTCATAAAGCTTAATCTTTGCCAACAATGGCAAGCTTAAAAAAACCATCTTTGCTCTCACCTTATAAGTCATTGTATCTTAATCCTCTCAATGACAAAGAGAATGTGGAACCAACAAAGTTGATGAGTTCCTCCAAAACAATGAAGCCAAGCTCACCTGTGACCAAATCCAGCAGCAAAACAAAGTTGCCATTAAGGCCTTCTTCATTGCAGCTTTGCATGAAGCTCGATGATCCGGAGTCGCTTCTCGGAGTGCCTCGGCCGATCTCTTCGTCATCTTCTGATGCTTGGGACTTCTCTGACTCAGAGGCTGCTCCTGCTTCTTCCTGGTCCACATTGCCAAACAAGTAAATTGTTGTAATAAGTTAATTTGTGTTTCTCTATTCTTCATATGGTATGTATCATCAGAGCTATTGTTTGTATTGCAGGTCATTGTTGTGCAGGCCTCTTCCTTTGGATGTGGGAAGGTGTACTTGTGTGATAGTGAAGGAGATTTCAGAAGGGATGAGTGCTTATTCACTTTATACCAATGTGAGGCTCTTCTGTTTGTTGAATCTATGAATTTCTATTGGTTTTCAGAAATGGTTGGTTGATTATAAGTATGCTGTTCTCTGTGTACAAACAGGAGGGTCAGGGACGAAAGGATCGGAAACTGGCTGTTGCTCAACATAGACGGCGAAACGGACGGTCCGAGTTCATAGTAGCACAGAATCCAAAAGGAATATGTTGTAGCTCAGATGAGAGTTTCCTAGGAAAAATAACTGCCAATCTAATGGGATCAAAGTACCAGATATGGGATCAGGTTTGCAATTGATCTCAatctaaaaaatgagaaattaaatGCTAATTGGAAATTCTTTGTATTTGTAGGGAAAGCCTGTtgattcaataaataataagcgCAAAAGATTGCTTGCAGTTGTAGCGTAAGATAGATTTACTTGACTTGATACCTGTTTCTTTGCTGAGGTTTTTCTCATTTGAACTCATGATTTTATGCAGATTTGCGCCTACAATAACTACATTGACAGGGAGTTTTAGAAGCATGAGAGCATGGATACCAAAACAACAGTCTATGCAGTTAAAGAGCACAAATGCAAGTCAGGTAAGTTTGTGAAACCAaatactacaagaaaacagtgTACAAGAATTAAATCTAGTTTCCGTATTTTGAATTGTTATAGATTCAACACACAAATGGACTTTCAAAGGACTGGGAGGAGA from Dioscorea cayenensis subsp. rotundata cultivar TDr96_F1 chromosome 9, TDr96_F1_v2_PseudoChromosome.rev07_lg8_w22 25.fasta, whole genome shotgun sequence includes these protein-coding regions:
- the LOC120268281 gene encoding tubby-like protein 4; amino-acid sequence: MASLKKPSLLSPYKSLYLNPLNDKENVEPTKLMSSSKTMKPSSPVTKSSSKTKLPLRPSSLQLCMKLDDPESLLGVPRPISSSSSDAWDFSDSEAAPASSWSTLPNKSLLCRPLPLDVGRCTCVIVKEISEGMSAYSLYTNEGQGRKDRKLAVAQHRRRNGRSEFIVAQNPKGICCSSDESFLGKITANLMGSKYQIWDQGKPVDSINNKRKRLLAVVAFAPTITTLTGSFRSMRAWIPKQQSMQLKSTNASQIQHTNGLSKDWEEKRNRSHQLFSKTPYYNKVSKRYELDFRERAGRPAPRIQTSVKNFQLTMEEKGRQTILQLGKIGKSKYLMDYRYPLTGYQAFCICLSSIDSKLCCSV
- the LOC120268373 gene encoding uncharacterized protein LOC120268373 gives rise to the protein MATAARVSPLTTVFPSVLRTRVRVRASRVMASAGCVPAVIVGGGRVGRMLQSLGDGRDVLVGRGGTVPAEFEGPILVCTRNDDLDAVLQVTPPSRWDDLVFFQNGMLEPWFQSKGLNEADQVLAYFAVSKLGEAPVDGKTDTNPEGLTAAYGKWASAVASRLQNGGLSCKVLEKDAFQKQMLEKLIWIAAFMLVGARHPGASVGTVEKEYRSEVASLIAELAAAAAAEKGLTFDEGMEDRLCAYSRAVAHFPTAVKEFKWRNGWFYSLTEKALAEGKPDPCPLHSAWLKELKII